A DNA window from Hoplias malabaricus isolate fHopMal1 chromosome 5, fHopMal1.hap1, whole genome shotgun sequence contains the following coding sequences:
- the arl8bb gene encoding ADP-ribosylation factor-like 8Bb, which yields MLALINRLLDWFRSLFWKEEMELTLVGLQYSGKTTFVNVIASGQFSEDMIPTVGFNMRKVTKGNVTIKIWDIGGQPRFRSMWERYCRGVNAIVYMVDAADRDKIEPSRNELHNLLEKPQLQGIPVLVLGNKRDLAHALDEKQLIEKMNLAAIQDREICCYSVSCKEKDNIDITLQWLIQHSKSRRS from the exons ATGTTGGCGCTGATTAATCGGCTGCTGGACTGGTTCAGGTCTCTCTTTTGGAAGGAGGAGATGGAGCTGACTCTGGTGGGCCTGCAGTACTCTGGAAAGACCACTTTTGTCAACGTGATAGCG TCGGGTCAGTTCAGTGAAGATATGATCCCCACCGTGGGCTTCAACATGAGGAAGGTCACCAAAGGCAATGTCACAATAAAG atCTGGGATATAGGAGGACAGCCTCGTTTCAGGAGCATGTGGGAGAGATACTGCAGAGGGGTCAATGCTATCGT GTACATGGTGGATGCTGCTGACCGGGACAAGATCGAACCGTCCAGAAACGAGCTGCACAACTTGTTAGAAAAACCTCAGCTTCAAGGCATTCCT GTTCTTGTTTTGGGAAACAAGAGAGACCTCGCCCACGCCCTGGATGAGAAACAGCTGATTGAGAAAAT GAACTTGGCTGCAATTCAGGACCGAGAAATCTGCTGCTACTCTGTCTCATGTAAAGAGAAGGATAATATAG ATATCACACTGCAGTGGCTTATTCAGCACTCGAAATCACGGAGGAGCTGA